AGTAATATTGGAAGTGTTACTTTACTAGGAACCGGTCTTGTATGATCACTAGTTATTAATACTAAGTTATTTTTACCTTTAACTAATTCTTCCAATTTTACACTTCCAATAGGATTATCTAATGCCTTATTTACAATATCCTCCTGAGTGCTTTCTACTTTGTAATCATGTGCTTTTGATTCTAGTATTGCCACCAAATTTTTGTCTGGTATTTCAATTTCTAAAAACCGTTTTGAATAGGGTATTTTAACTTTAGTCATTATTATTCCTCCCTACATTGTAAAGAATTTTGATCCAAAGTACACAATCAACCCTAAGATTAACACATATACTAAACAGAATTTCAAAGTTGCCTTTAATATCTTACCTTCCGCGCCTACAATTCCAGTAGCGGCCGTTGCAACTGCAATACTTTGAGGCGAAATCATTTTACCAGCTGTCGCGCCACCAGTATTCGCTGCTGCTAACCAATAAGGACTCATATGAAGATTTCTTGCAACCTCAACTTGAAGCGGCCCAAAGAGTACATTAGCTGAAGTATCACTACCAGTTACAAATGTTCCAAGAGCTCCTATTACCGGTGCAAATAATGGATAGAATCCTCCTGTTGCTGCAACGAGTACCACAGCAATAGATGTTATCATTCCGCTATAACTCATTACCTTTGCTAAAGAAACTATAGCAAGTATTGTAATTGCAGTTTTAGACATTTGTTTGCAAGTATCCGTGAATACCTTTACTATTTCTCGCGACTTAGCTCCCTGAATAAGTCCCCCTAGAAATGTTGCAATAATTATAAGTGTCCCGGGATTTGCAATCCATGTAAAAGTACTGATTTTTGCATGTGGACCAGTATATATTTGTATTGAAGTTTTTATAGCTGATAATGGTTTGTTTATTGCTGGAACTAAAGTACTTGTTATTAATATAAAAGCTAAAATTAATATAAATGGCACCCAAGCTAATAAAGCCTTTTTTACAGGTATATTAACTGCATCTTTAGCTGCAGTTTTTTTATAGAATACTTTAGCTATCGTAACTGTTACAATAATACATATTATTGATCCAATTAGTGCTGGAAG
This window of the Clostridium estertheticum genome carries:
- a CDS encoding L-lactate permease; this encodes MNMYLLFFIALIPIVWLMVSLGVLKMPGHKTCSITLAITIALAIIVWKMPIGQALTATVEGASMAIWPIIVVIIAAVFTYNLSIHTKSMDVIKDMMTGITTDRRILVLIVAWGFGGFLEAIAGFGTAVAIPASILAALGFDPIFAAIICLIANTTPTAFGAIGLPVTTLAKVASIDPVTLSYAVGIQLFALIVVLPLILVMLTGKSVKAIKGVVFISIASGLAFAVPELLVAKYLGAELPALIGSIICIIVTVTIAKVFYKKTAAKDAVNIPVKKALLAWVPFILILAFILITSTLVPAINKPLSAIKTSIQIYTGPHAKISTFTWIANPGTLIIIATFLGGLIQGAKSREIVKVFTDTCKQMSKTAITILAIVSLAKVMSYSGMITSIAVVLVAATGGFYPLFAPVIGALGTFVTGSDTSANVLFGPLQVEVARNLHMSPYWLAAANTGGATAGKMISPQSIAVATAATGIVGAEGKILKATLKFCLVYVLILGLIVYFGSKFFTM